A single window of Senegalia massiliensis DNA harbors:
- a CDS encoding helix-turn-helix domain-containing protein has protein sequence MNIGKKIKELRMKNNLTQEELANRCELSKGFISQIERDLTSPSITTFTDILESLGTNLRDFFTEVEDEKIVFSKDDMFISKDDEYKFELKWIIPNAQKNQMEPILLTLEEGGRYKDDHPHEGEELGYVLSGSIFLILGGKKYRAKKGESFYYKANVDHSIINAGKKKASIIWISTPPNF, from the coding sequence ATGAATATTGGAAAGAAAATCAAGGAACTTAGAATGAAAAATAACCTAACCCAAGAGGAATTAGCTAATAGATGTGAATTATCAAAAGGTTTTATTTCTCAAATTGAAAGAGATTTAACTTCACCTTCAATTACTACATTTACTGACATATTAGAAAGTTTAGGAACGAATTTAAGGGATTTTTTTACTGAAGTTGAAGATGAAAAAATTGTTTTTTCAAAAGATGATATGTTTATAAGCAAAGATGATGAATATAAATTTGAACTTAAATGGATAATACCAAATGCTCAGAAAAATCAAATGGAGCCAATTTTATTAACCTTAGAAGAAGGTGGAAGATATAAAGATGATCACCCTCATGAAGGTGAAGAATTAGGATATGTATTAAGTGGGAGTATATTTCTTATTCTTGGAGGTAAAAAGTATAGAGCAAAAAAAGGTGAAAGTTTTTATTATAAAGCTAATGTAGATCATTCTATAATAAATGCTGGTAAAAAGAAAGCAAGTATAATTTGGATATCTACTCCACCTAATTTTTAA
- a CDS encoding CoA protein activase has protein sequence MKITFPHMGNVYIAAKGLLEDLDRDVILPPPITKKTLELGIKHSPESICMPLKINIGNYIESIEKGADTIIITGSCGPCRFGFYADMERKILRDLGYNINFISLDPPEGQFKNLVDEIIKVAGTNNIFKIVKAIINAKKTLYLSDNLLNYSNYKRAVVHEKYKVDNIMDYFYSTIEDVKGTYGIRKLIDTSFDRLNNLKEYKESNQIRIGIIGEIYTIIEPYANLEIEKKLGHMGIIVDKSLTPSKWVSHHLGLGNLGISSEKIKWNKAKPYLPTLVGGHGRETVGSAIIYAEENYDGLIQILPFNCMPEIVAESIMPTIKKDYDIPIMTLIVDELTGEAGYQTRIEAFIDLVKKRKEQENEQIILGS, from the coding sequence ATGAAGATTACTTTTCCACATATGGGTAATGTATATATTGCTGCTAAAGGATTATTGGAGGATTTAGATAGAGACGTAATATTACCACCTCCAATAACAAAAAAAACATTAGAATTAGGGATTAAACATTCTCCAGAATCTATATGTATGCCATTAAAAATAAATATAGGAAATTATATAGAAAGTATAGAAAAAGGAGCAGATACTATAATAATAACTGGAAGTTGTGGACCTTGCAGATTTGGATTTTATGCTGATATGGAGAGAAAGATATTAAGAGACTTAGGATATAACATTAATTTTATTAGTCTGGACCCTCCAGAAGGACAATTTAAAAATTTAGTAGATGAAATAATAAAAGTAGCTGGTACAAATAATATTTTTAAAATTGTAAAAGCAATTATAAATGCTAAGAAAACATTGTATTTATCTGATAATTTGTTAAATTATTCAAATTATAAAAGAGCTGTAGTTCATGAGAAGTATAAAGTTGATAATATAATGGATTATTTTTATTCTACTATTGAGGATGTTAAAGGTACATACGGTATAAGAAAACTTATAGATACAAGTTTTGATAGATTAAATAATTTAAAAGAATATAAAGAAAGTAATCAAATTAGAATAGGTATTATTGGTGAAATATATACTATAATTGAACCTTATGCAAACTTAGAAATTGAAAAAAAATTAGGTCATATGGGGATAATAGTAGACAAATCTTTAACTCCAAGTAAATGGGTATCACATCATCTAGGACTTGGAAACTTAGGTATAAGTAGTGAAAAAATAAAATGGAATAAAGCAAAACCTTATTTACCTACTTTAGTAGGGGGCCATGGAAGGGAAACAGTAGGTAGTGCAATTATATACGCAGAAGAGAATTATGATGGGTTAATTCAAATTCTTCCCTTTAATTGTATGCCAGAAATAGTAGCAGAGAGTATAATGCCAACTATTAAAAAAGATTATGATATCCCAATAATGACTTTAATAGTTGATGAACTTACTGGAGAAGCAGGATATCAAACAAGAATAGAAGCATTTATTGATTTAGTAAAAAAGAGAAAGGAGCAAGAAAATGAACAAATTATTCTTGGGAGTTGA
- a CDS encoding acyl-CoA dehydratase activase has product MNKLFLGVDVGSVSTNVVLLDDNNNIIEKNYVRTKGNPIKVITELMKKIGENYSDNDIKGVGTTGSGRNLANIILGADIVKNEITSHAIAAINFIPDVKTILEIGGQDSKIILIDNGIVTDFAMNTICAAGTGSFLDRQAQRLNIDIKDFGDIAIKSNNPVRIAGRCAVFAESDMIHKQQLGHNYEDILNGLCEALVRNYINNLAKGKKIEGPIVFQGGVAANKGIIKAFKKHLNKEIFVPEHHDCMGAIGAAILAKDKVKKTNGTKFRGIDKVKLKYSVRGFECKDCPNMCEVVEIVSNDKILARWQDKCGKYSNMNSQNEKLA; this is encoded by the coding sequence ATGAACAAATTATTCTTGGGAGTTGATGTAGGCTCTGTAAGTACAAATGTAGTTTTGTTAGATGATAATAATAATATAATAGAAAAAAACTACGTTAGAACTAAAGGAAACCCTATAAAGGTAATTACAGAGTTAATGAAGAAAATAGGAGAAAACTATAGTGATAATGATATTAAAGGTGTAGGTACTACAGGAAGTGGAAGGAATTTAGCAAATATAATTTTAGGTGCTGATATAGTAAAAAATGAAATAACTTCTCATGCTATAGCAGCTATAAACTTTATACCTGATGTTAAAACTATTTTAGAAATTGGAGGACAGGATTCTAAGATTATACTAATTGATAATGGTATTGTTACAGATTTTGCTATGAATACAATATGTGCTGCAGGAACTGGATCATTTTTAGATAGACAGGCTCAACGACTAAATATTGACATAAAAGATTTTGGTGATATAGCTATAAAATCTAATAATCCTGTTAGAATTGCAGGAAGATGTGCAGTATTTGCAGAGTCAGATATGATTCATAAACAGCAATTAGGACATAATTATGAAGATATTTTAAATGGATTATGTGAAGCATTAGTAAGAAACTATATAAACAATTTAGCAAAAGGAAAAAAGATAGAAGGACCGATAGTATTCCAAGGAGGTGTAGCTGCTAATAAAGGTATTATCAAAGCTTTTAAAAAGCATTTAAATAAGGAGATATTTGTTCCAGAACATCATGATTGTATGGGAGCTATTGGTGCAGCTATACTTGCAAAGGATAAAGTTAAAAAAACAAATGGAACAAAGTTTAGAGGGATTGATAAAGTAAAATTAAAATATAGTGTAAGAGGATTTGAATGTAAGGATTGTCCTAATATGTGTGAAGTAGTAGAGATTGTTTCAAATGATAAAATATTAGCTAGATGGCAAGATAAATGTGGTAAATACTCAAATATGAATAGTCAAAATGAAAAATTAGCATAG
- a CDS encoding cysteine desulfurase family protein: MFVYLDNSATTKPRDEVIDEMNILLREDYGNPSSLHRMGLKVEKKIKRSRDIISKYLNVKSNEIYFTSGGTESNNIAIQGIIEANKNKGNHIITSKIEHPSVLNILKNYEQKGFNITYLDVDEYGIIDLNQFKDELSEDTILVSLMMVNNEVGSIQPLQKIKEIINNNKSSAYFHVDGIQALGKIDFNIKKMGIDSFSFSAHKIHGPKGVGCLYIRDGLNIKSIIFGGEQEKGIRSGTENTPGIIGLSKAIDILYSEESFEKKYLDDLKSYFIENVKENVSDIKINTPYTNSAPHIVNISFINTKGEVLLHFLESDDIYVSTGSACSSKDDRGSYVLKSMGLKNLEIESAIRFSFSIYNTKEQIDYAIKKIKLRVEEIRDIMMR; the protein is encoded by the coding sequence ATGTTTGTTTATCTAGATAATAGTGCAACAACAAAACCTAGAGATGAAGTAATTGATGAAATGAATATTTTATTAAGAGAAGATTATGGCAATCCATCTTCACTTCATAGAATGGGGCTCAAAGTAGAGAAAAAAATTAAAAGAAGCAGAGATATAATTTCAAAATATTTAAATGTAAAATCAAATGAAATATATTTTACATCAGGAGGTACTGAAAGTAATAATATAGCAATACAAGGTATAATTGAAGCAAATAAAAATAAAGGGAATCATATAATAACTTCTAAAATAGAACACCCTTCAGTATTAAATATTTTAAAAAATTATGAGCAAAAAGGTTTTAATATTACTTACTTAGATGTAGATGAATATGGTATTATAGATTTAAATCAATTTAAAGATGAATTATCTGAGGATACTATACTTGTAAGTCTTATGATGGTTAATAATGAAGTAGGTAGTATACAACCATTGCAAAAGATTAAAGAGATAATTAATAACAATAAATCAAGTGCATATTTTCATGTTGATGGAATTCAAGCTTTAGGTAAAATTGATTTTAATATTAAAAAGATGGGCATAGATAGCTTTTCTTTTAGTGCTCATAAAATACATGGTCCTAAAGGGGTGGGATGTCTCTATATAAGAGATGGATTAAATATTAAATCTATTATTTTTGGAGGAGAACAAGAAAAGGGTATAAGATCTGGTACAGAAAATACCCCAGGAATAATTGGTTTATCAAAAGCTATAGATATATTATATTCTGAAGAGAGTTTTGAAAAAAAATATTTAGATGATTTAAAGAGTTATTTTATTGAGAATGTAAAAGAAAATGTATCAGATATAAAAATAAACACACCATATACAAATAGTGCCCCACATATAGTTAATATTTCATTTATAAATACTAAAGGAGAAGTATTACTTCATTTTTTAGAAAGTGATGATATATATGTATCTACTGGATCAGCCTGTTCATCTAAAGATGATAGAGGAAGCTATGTACTTAAATCTATGGGGTTAAAAAATTTAGAGATTGAATCTGCTATAAGATTTAGTTTTAGTATTTATAACACTAAAGAACAAATAGATTATGCTATTAAAAAAATAAAGTTAAGAGTAGAAGAAATAAGAGATATAATGATGAGGTGA
- the potA gene encoding spermidine/putrescine ABC transporter ATP-binding protein, which yields MEKNIIKLENIMKSYGDTTVLKNVDLKIKENEFLTLLGPSGCGKTTTLRIIGGFEQPNEGNIYFNDKKINDVPPYKRQINTVFQKYALFPHMNIFENIAFGLKIKKISQDQIKKKVSKMLSLVGLEGYENRKISSLSGGQQQRIAIARALVNEPKVLLLDEPLGALDLKLRQEMQLELKNMQKEVGITFIYVTHDQEEALTMSDTIIVMDKGKIQQKGSPVDIYNEPKNKFVAKFVGESNIIEGEMIKDYLVKFADNIFDCVDKGFNNNEKVDIVIRPEDIKLVSKDNAKLIGTVKSVIFKGVHYEMIIKENEREWLVHSTLKQDVDTQIGIYFGPEDIHVMHKED from the coding sequence ATGGAGAAAAATATTATAAAACTAGAAAATATAATGAAAAGTTATGGAGATACAACAGTGTTGAAAAATGTCGATTTAAAAATTAAAGAAAATGAATTTTTAACACTTTTAGGGCCAAGTGGTTGTGGTAAAACTACTACACTTAGAATAATAGGAGGATTTGAACAACCTAATGAAGGAAATATTTATTTTAATGATAAGAAAATAAATGATGTACCTCCTTATAAAAGACAGATTAATACCGTATTTCAAAAGTATGCACTTTTTCCACATATGAATATTTTTGAAAATATTGCTTTCGGATTAAAAATAAAAAAAATATCTCAAGATCAAATAAAAAAGAAAGTAAGTAAAATGTTATCTTTAGTAGGGCTTGAAGGGTATGAAAATAGAAAAATAAGTTCACTAAGTGGAGGACAACAACAGAGAATAGCTATTGCAAGAGCACTTGTTAATGAACCTAAAGTATTACTATTAGATGAGCCTTTAGGAGCCTTAGATTTAAAACTAAGACAAGAAATGCAATTAGAACTTAAAAACATGCAGAAAGAAGTAGGAATAACTTTTATATATGTTACACATGATCAAGAGGAAGCACTTACTATGTCAGATACTATTATTGTTATGGATAAAGGTAAAATTCAACAAAAAGGAAGTCCAGTTGATATATACAATGAACCTAAAAATAAATTTGTAGCAAAGTTTGTTGGAGAAAGTAATATTATAGAAGGAGAAATGATAAAAGATTATTTAGTGAAATTTGCTGATAATATATTCGATTGTGTAGATAAGGGTTTTAATAATAATGAAAAAGTAGATATAGTTATAAGACCTGAAGACATAAAATTAGTATCTAAAGATAATGCTAAACTTATAGGTACTGTTAAATCAGTAATATTTAAAGGTGTTCACTATGAAATGATAATTAAAGAAAATGAAAGGGAATGGTTAGTACATAGTACATTGAAACAAGATGTGGATACTCAAATTGGAATATATTTTGGACCTGAAGATATACATGTGATGCATAAGGAGGATTAA
- the thiI gene encoding tRNA uracil 4-sulfurtransferase ThiI, with translation MKNVISISVGEVALKKGKRNFFEKKLLGKIKAATRDLGSPNVYRELGKMYVEVNEDNIDKVINRVKKVFGLVHLSPAYKIEKNLDSIKVNSLKALKEAMRKRKIRTFKVDCKRADKKFPVNSMEVARKVGAYILENTEDLKVDIHNPDIYVYVDIRQKVYIYTEKIYGYGGLPLGTNGKGLLLLSGGIDSPVAGFMIAKRGVSIEAVHYHSYPFTSERAEEKVKDLAKIISMYTGEIKLYSVNILNIQKAINEHCPSSEITIISRRFMTKIAESIANKNNIDCIVTGENLGQVASQTMKSLNVTNSSVNIPILRPLIGFNKTEIIEIAKDIETFETSILPFEDCCSVFLPKHPVTSPELKDIEESEKALDVEGLIEDAINKMKITTISI, from the coding sequence ATGAAAAATGTAATAAGTATAAGTGTAGGAGAAGTAGCATTAAAAAAAGGAAAGAGAAATTTTTTCGAAAAGAAATTATTGGGAAAAATTAAAGCAGCAACTAGGGATTTAGGAAGTCCTAATGTATATAGAGAACTTGGAAAGATGTATGTAGAAGTAAATGAAGATAATATTGATAAAGTAATAAATAGAGTTAAAAAGGTATTTGGATTAGTTCATTTAAGTCCAGCATATAAAATAGAAAAAAATTTAGATAGTATAAAAGTTAATTCTCTAAAAGCATTAAAAGAAGCTATGAGAAAACGTAAAATAAGAACATTTAAAGTAGATTGTAAGAGAGCTGATAAAAAATTTCCTGTTAATTCAATGGAAGTCGCTAGAAAAGTAGGAGCATATATATTAGAAAATACTGAGGATTTAAAAGTTGATATTCATAATCCTGATATTTATGTTTATGTAGATATAAGACAAAAAGTTTATATCTATACCGAAAAGATATATGGATATGGTGGATTACCATTAGGGACAAATGGTAAAGGATTATTATTATTATCAGGAGGAATAGATAGTCCAGTAGCAGGATTTATGATTGCAAAAAGAGGAGTATCAATAGAGGCAGTACATTATCATAGCTATCCATTTACAAGTGAAAGAGCTGAAGAAAAGGTAAAAGATTTAGCCAAAATAATTTCTATGTATACAGGAGAAATAAAATTATATAGTGTAAATATATTAAATATACAAAAAGCTATTAATGAGCATTGTCCTTCATCAGAAATAACTATAATATCAAGAAGATTTATGACTAAAATAGCAGAAAGTATAGCAAATAAAAATAATATAGATTGTATTGTTACAGGTGAGAATTTAGGACAGGTAGCAAGTCAAACTATGAAAAGTTTAAATGTAACTAATTCTTCAGTTAACATACCTATATTAAGACCACTTATTGGATTTAATAAGACAGAAATAATTGAAATAGCAAAAGATATAGAGACATTTGAAACATCTATATTACCATTTGAAGACTGTTGTTCTGTATTTTTACCTAAGCATCCAGTAACTAGTCCAGAATTAAAAGATATAGAAGAATCTGAAAAGGCTTTAGATGTAGAAGGATTAATAGAAGATGCAATTAATAAAATGAAAATAACTACAATAAGTATATAA
- a CDS encoding asparaginase, with amino-acid sequence MKKVAIIFNGGTISMKVDPRINAAIPALSSQEIMSMVTNIEKYADIETINFSKLPGPHMTPDLMLELSNTIKNILKREDIDGVIVTHGTDTLEETAFFLELNIKSEKPIIVLGAMRNGSELGYDGPSNLSAGICTAISEESKGKGVLVVMNNEVNAATEVTKTNTLSLDTFKSPEFGPLGIVDNDEVLYYREKKSHDHILNIDKLESKVGLIKCGAGMDSDIIEFYINTGYKGLVIEAMGRGNVPPSMLDGIKRAISKNIPVIIVSRCPTGRVLDTYGYLGAGKMLRDIGAIFGFNLPGQKARIKLMLALSMTKDINKIKDIFEKDRFK; translated from the coding sequence ATGAAAAAAGTTGCTATTATATTTAATGGTGGAACAATTTCTATGAAAGTAGACCCTAGAATTAATGCTGCAATTCCAGCATTAAGCAGTCAAGAAATTATGTCTATGGTTACAAATATAGAAAAGTATGCTGATATTGAAACAATTAATTTTTCAAAATTGCCAGGGCCACATATGACACCAGATCTAATGCTTGAACTATCAAATACTATTAAAAATATATTAAAACGTGAAGATATTGATGGTGTAATTGTTACACATGGAACTGATACATTAGAAGAAACTGCATTTTTCTTAGAATTAAATATAAAATCAGAAAAACCTATTATTGTATTAGGAGCTATGAGAAATGGATCTGAACTTGGTTATGATGGGCCAAGTAATTTATCAGCTGGTATCTGTACAGCAATTTCTGAAGAGTCTAAAGGTAAAGGTGTTCTAGTCGTAATGAACAATGAAGTTAATGCTGCAACTGAAGTTACAAAAACAAATACCTTATCTCTAGATACTTTTAAATCTCCAGAGTTTGGACCTTTAGGAATAGTTGATAATGATGAAGTTCTATATTACAGAGAAAAAAAATCTCACGATCATATATTAAATATAGATAAATTAGAATCAAAAGTAGGATTAATTAAATGTGGAGCTGGAATGGATTCTGATATAATTGAATTTTACATAAATACTGGTTACAAAGGATTAGTTATAGAAGCAATGGGAAGAGGAAATGTTCCCCCTAGTATGTTAGATGGAATAAAAAGAGCTATAAGTAAAAATATTCCAGTTATTATAGTCTCTAGATGTCCTACTGGAAGGGTATTAGATACTTATGGATATTTAGGCGCTGGTAAAATGTTAAGAGATATTGGTGCTATATTTGGATTTAACCTTCCAGGTCAAAAAGCCAGAATAAAATTAATGCTAGCACTTAGTATGACAAAAGATATTAATAAAATTAAAGATATATTTGAAAAAGATAGATTTAAATAG
- a CDS encoding DMT family transporter — protein MNDRKKGIILILLSALFFALMAATVKYLDGIPVAEKIFFRNLLGLIVATYLIVKNKKSIVGNNKKLLILRSIFGLLGVAGYFYALSYLPLADSVILNKMSPFFVLVLAAVFLGEKIKKLQILSLILAILGAGLVIKPEFDISLIPYIIAITASFFAGSAYTVIRHLRHTDSSETIVFYFTLISTLAMIPFMLNGQFVVPDAKQMVGFLALGTFATAAQFCMTNAYRFAPAGELAIYTYTNIVFSTIIGIIVWSEIPGILSSIGGSLIILAGFINYYTNKKKA, from the coding sequence ATGAACGATAGAAAAAAAGGAATAATTTTAATTTTATTATCTGCTTTATTTTTTGCTTTAATGGCAGCTACTGTTAAATATCTAGATGGCATACCTGTAGCAGAAAAAATATTTTTTAGAAATTTGTTAGGTCTTATAGTAGCTACATATCTAATTGTAAAAAATAAGAAATCTATAGTAGGTAATAATAAAAAACTTCTGATTTTAAGAAGTATATTTGGTCTTTTAGGAGTAGCTGGATATTTTTATGCACTTTCATATCTACCTTTAGCTGATTCTGTTATATTAAATAAAATGTCACCGTTCTTTGTGTTAGTACTTGCAGCAGTATTTTTAGGTGAAAAAATAAAAAAACTTCAAATTTTATCTTTAATACTAGCTATTTTAGGTGCTGGACTTGTTATAAAACCAGAGTTTGACATAAGTTTAATCCCATATATAATTGCTATTACGGCATCTTTTTTTGCAGGTTCTGCATATACTGTAATAAGACATTTAAGACACACTGATTCTTCAGAGACTATTGTCTTTTATTTTACACTAATTTCCACATTAGCCATGATTCCATTTATGTTAAATGGACAATTTGTAGTACCTGATGCTAAACAAATGGTAGGTTTTTTAGCTCTTGGTACATTTGCAACTGCAGCTCAATTTTGTATGACAAATGCATATAGATTCGCACCAGCTGGTGAACTTGCAATATATACTTATACTAATATTGTATTTTCAACAATAATTGGTATAATTGTTTGGTCAGAAATTCCTGGAATATTAAGTTCAATAGGAGGTTCTTTAATTATTCTTGCAGGATTTATCAATTATTATACTAATAAAAAAAAGGCTTAA
- a CDS encoding acyl-CoA dehydratase activase-related protein, whose protein sequence is MIKIGIPRGMNYFDFFPLWNEFFTQLGAEVIVSKKTNKDILNMGALNSIDDACLPVKIFHGHVYSIKDDVDYLFIPRIISVQKSEYECPKILGLPAMVKNTIPDLPEIIDVEINLRKRKMYLLKEVYRAGSKVTNNYMKIRNAYIRSQEKHNDYKILLNNGLNPNSIIEKNSNKKLEYKNKNLNILLIGHHYNLYDDYINMDIFTKLNNMDVNIITPNMVQEKEIEFYISKIPKRMFWTSGKKIVGASMYMINERNIDGIIFVSSFGCGLDSILIDMVERESKIKNIPFNLITLDEHSGEVGVNTRIEAFIDMIKWRANDEDYFSTYG, encoded by the coding sequence ATGATAAAAATAGGAATACCACGTGGAATGAATTATTTTGATTTTTTTCCCTTGTGGAATGAATTTTTTACTCAACTTGGAGCAGAAGTTATAGTATCAAAAAAGACAAATAAAGACATTTTAAATATGGGAGCATTAAACTCAATAGATGATGCTTGTTTGCCAGTAAAGATATTTCATGGTCATGTATATAGTATAAAAGATGATGTAGATTATTTATTTATACCTAGGATAATAAGTGTTCAAAAAAGTGAATACGAATGTCCTAAAATATTAGGATTACCTGCCATGGTGAAAAATACAATTCCAGATTTACCAGAAATAATAGATGTAGAAATTAATCTTAGAAAAAGAAAGATGTACCTTTTAAAAGAAGTCTATAGAGCGGGATCTAAAGTAACAAATAATTATATGAAAATACGAAATGCATATATAAGATCTCAAGAAAAACATAATGATTATAAAATATTATTAAATAATGGATTAAATCCAAATAGTATTATTGAAAAAAATAGTAATAAAAAATTAGAATATAAAAATAAAAACTTAAATATTTTATTAATTGGTCATCATTATAATTTATATGATGATTATATTAATATGGATATATTTACTAAATTAAATAATATGGATGTAAATATAATTACTCCTAATATGGTACAAGAAAAAGAAATTGAATTTTATATTTCAAAAATACCAAAGAGAATGTTTTGGACATCAGGAAAGAAAATTGTTGGAGCATCAATGTATATGATTAATGAAAGAAATATTGATGGAATTATCTTTGTTTCTTCTTTTGGATGTGGTCTAGATTCAATATTAATTGATATGGTAGAAAGAGAATCAAAAATAAAAAATATACCATTTAATTTAATTACTTTAGATGAACATTCAGGTGAAGTAGGAGTAAATACTAGAATAGAAGCTTTTATAGATATGATTAAATGGAGGGCAAATGATGAAGATTACTTTTCCACATATGGGTAA
- a CDS encoding lactate utilization protein, protein MKNLVYITIENLKNNGFQVEYFDNINIVKNYLLSKIDIEMDVGIGGSMTIFDSKIHEELIKKGNKVYWHWLCDSENKNTVLQKASNSNIYLSSSNAITSEGKLINIDGVGNRVTSMVYGHDKVYILVGVNKIVENNEEAINRIKEVACPKNAERLNLNTPCRHTGKCNDCNSLDRMCNITVTLEKKPMKTDIEIIIINQKLGY, encoded by the coding sequence TTGAAAAATTTAGTTTATATAACTATAGAAAATCTAAAAAATAATGGATTTCAAGTAGAATATTTTGATAACATCAATATAGTTAAAAATTATTTGTTAAGTAAAATAGATATAGAAATGGATGTAGGAATCGGGGGTTCAATGACAATATTTGATTCTAAGATACATGAAGAATTAATTAAAAAAGGAAATAAAGTTTATTGGCATTGGTTATGTGATTCTGAAAATAAAAATACTGTCTTACAAAAGGCAAGTAATTCAAATATATATCTTTCTAGCTCTAATGCTATAACAAGTGAAGGAAAATTAATTAATATTGATGGAGTAGGCAACAGAGTAACTTCTATGGTTTATGGACATGATAAGGTATATATATTAGTTGGAGTAAATAAGATTGTAGAAAATAATGAAGAAGCCATAAATAGAATTAAAGAAGTTGCATGTCCAAAGAATGCTGAAAGGTTAAATCTTAATACACCTTGTAGACATACTGGAAAGTGTAATGATTGTAATTCTCTAGATAGGATGTGTAATATTACAGTAACTTTAGAAAAAAAACCAATGAAAACTGATATAGAAATTATAATAATAAATCAAAAATTAGGATATTGA